Within the Pirellulales bacterium genome, the region CGATATTGGCAAAGTCGAAGCCGACTTCTCGCAATTTATTTCGATCGACTTCGGCCACTTTGCAGTGCAATAGCACTTGCTGCACGCTGGCGACTTCGACGGTCGATTGAACATCTGGATAATAGTTCTTGGCAATGTTGATAATGGTGGTGACCTGATCGTCGCGATCGATGTACCCCGTCAAAAGAACGCCGGTTCCGATCGGATGTACCTGGATGTTCGCATTGGGAAAGAGCGAGCGGATCGTTTCGGAAAGCTCGCGCGCGTCGGCCGACACGATGCAATCGATCGTAAAGAGCTGGCCTTTGTCGTTCCACAGATTGATCTGTGTGACTCCAGGTTTCTTGGCGAACACCTGAATTTCGCGCGGCGACAATGGGGTAAGTTCTAAAATTTCCTTGTTGTTCACCTGGGCGCGCGGAATGTTTTGATCGAGCGTCAGCACTCGGCTCGAATTGGCGATGATGTCCATCCGCTCGTTGGCCGCGCGAACGTGATGAATCGCGGATTCAGCCAGTTGGGGATCGATCGCCGGCCCGGCGGACTGAACTGCGCTCGGCGCACTCATCGACCCTGGCGTTTGGATCGGACCGGGCGCCTGCATGGGGCCTGGAGTTTGAAATTCATTGAGGCTCTGATCGGTGCTAGGCGATTGCGGCGGCAGACTGATTTCTTGTCCGCGAGCGATGCCTGACAGACCAATGGCGAAAATTAGTGGAGCGCAAAAGCGCAAATAGGGCAGCCGCCCGATACGGTGCGAGAACATCCTTGTCCCCCTGTAGATCGATCCGATCCGAACGAAAAGTATTGGTTTGAAGCTTACAAAACGATGAGATTTGCGTGACACCAACCCGCTGCGCGAGCAAGCTTCCATCGCTGCTTGCCATCTCGTGCGCGCTAGGGCTGGCGAATGCTCAATTGGTTACGCCGGTTGCGCCAGTCGTTGGATCATCCGGCGTCGGCGCGCCGACCGTAGGATCGGCAGCCCCTTGAAAGCTGCCGCCGCCGGTCGTCTCAGTCTGCCAACGGCCGTCCTTTCCCTTTTTCGTAAATTCGACGCGACTGACTTCTTCGCCTTTCAACAATTCCATCCAAAAATGCTGTTCTTCCTCCGGCGACGGTTCCGCGGCCGCGATCTTTGGCTCAGCAGCCGGCGGCTGTTTGTTGGCTTTGAGAAAATTGAGGATTCCTCCCCCTGCGCCTGAATTGGTTTGTTTGTTTTCTCCCCATTCCTTGGCTCTGTCGCCATTGCCGTCGCCGCCAAACAGATCTTTGGCATCTTTGCCGCCAGTCTGCGCGATCTTGTCATCATCGGGATGGCGCAAAACCAAGCGGATTCGTCCCATTTCGGCGGCGAGCGTCACCAATTCGACTTGATCTGGAGTCACCAGTAGCGACACCGTCCGCGCGGCGATGGCTTCGGCGTCTTTCGATTCGTCCGTTCTCCAGTGTTCGTTAACGGCAAACACGCGGACGTCTTGCAGTACGGTCTTGGCCAGCGGCTGGTCAATTCCCGCCTGCACGTTGCGAGTGACATACACGATGACGTCTACGCGATCGCCTGGCTGCAACAGGTGGCCGGTCGAACTCACTGCGTCGGCCGGAACCGCTACCACGCGATAGCCCGGCGGAATTTCATTCATTCGTGTGTCGTTGGCAAACTTTCCCTTGCGAATCGGCTCGCCTTGCAAAATTGTGCTGCCAGCATGTTGATTTTCCAGTTCTTTCAGTTCCCGCACTGCGTCGGCCGGAACCCTGTCCTTCGGCCAATCTTCGAGGACGAGGTTTTGCGGATTGAGCGGCTCGTTGACGCGAATGTCCTTTTTAGCGACATAGATTTTCTCCATCTCCGCCGGTGGCGTTTGAGCCTGATTGCGGTGCTCCATCACCTGGCTAATACCGATCGAAGCGACTAGGCCGCAACCTAGCGCCAACAGCAGCAATAGCAGGGACTTAGGACGCATAGTGTGTTAGGAGTGTCTGGTGTGTCTGGTATCTTTTGACTGGTGGACGGTTTTGAAACTGAGAACCACACGTCAGCCTATCTGGCCGATTTATTGAACCGCTTCTCTCCGCATCACGCTTGTTGCTGACATCGTCTTGCCCCCGAGGAACAACGGCGACGGCAGCCAACTGACTTGATTAAAAGGCACCGAGACCGTAACCGTCACCGGCGCGCCATAACCGGCATTGCTGGGCGGGCTAGGACTCACGGTCGTCGTCGCCCCCGAAATCTTGGCGCTCGTTAAATAGTCACCGACTTTGGTTTGCACATCACTCGCGGTCGCCCCGTCGAGCACGGCCACGCGTGCGCCCTCGCGGGACGCATTCGTGATTACTTGTTGAACCATCACCATCCGGCCGTATTCGATCATGCCGAACACCAGCAGAAAGAAGACCGGCGCAACGACCGCGAACTCGACGACAGCGGCCCCCCGTCGGTTTCTTCGGCACGATCGGCAGAAATTCTCCACCTTGAGATTTACTCGACTCGGATTTAACTGGCCGGCCGGTTGGGTGTTGGCTGGAAATCTCGCTCCAGAATTGGTCGCCGCAGGCGATTGTCGGCGAAGGGATTCGTCTCCTGCCGATTTTCTTGAGGAATGCCTTAAGTTACGTGCTATCAAAGAATTGCGATTCATATCAACATCCCCGCCCAAATAAAGTAAGCGATCGAGCCAATGGCAATGGGAATTCCATACGGCAAGAGCAGCATGGAGCTTTTTCGCTTGGCAGCAATCGTTGCTAGCTCAGTCGGATTGCCAATCGTAACCATCTCATTGACGATCGTAAGGAACTGGTCCTTGTGTTTTCTCCAACTCCGCCGAAACAGCACCATCGTCAGTGCTAGCACTCCGCCAACCAGTGCTGAAACGAAAAACGCGTAGAACGTCGTTACCACGCCCTCCATCAAGTAGGCGGCAGCGAGCCACGATCCCACTCCTGCTAATAGCTTCACATCGCCTGCACCCATTCCGCCAATGGCGTAGGCCGGCAGCAACAAGGCGAGTCCCACGGCGGTTCCCAGCAGGCTCAATCCCAAGCCTTCCCATCCATGGGCATACGCACCAAGCGCCCAACCGCTGAGGATCATGGGGAACGTCAGCCAGTTGGGAACTTTTAGCTTGTATCCATCGATCACCGCGGCCACGACCAGGGTAATGGCCACCAGCCACACGGGGGCATGCTGTTGGAAGGCGGTCAAAATACGTTCGACGAACATGATTGCTCCTAATTTTATTTTGCGGGGCAGGCATTCTTGCCGGCCTCTTGCGGATGCGTGATTCTGACAGGCAGGAAAGCCTGCCCCACTAGGCTTGGCCGGTCAGGAAAACGCTGACCACCAGAGCAAGGAATGTGAAAAAGTAGCTTACAAATTCAACAACGCCCGAGAGAACCTCGGGGGGAACCGTCAGGGGCATGGCGAACCTCTATTGCAAGCATACGTTAGAAACTGGAACTAGGGGCTAGAGGTATGAGATTAGGACATTTTGGGTTTGTGCAAGCGCGATTGCGAAAACGTACCAGGACATGGTTGAGTCGTTTGCAATGAGTTGTTCCTTTTAGCTCCTCGCCTCTAGAAAACAACCAAGCCCAGGGGGACACCCCCTGGGCTTGCGGTCGAGACGGGGCAATGAAACCTCCCGCGGCGAACTAGCTGCCGCCGCCTAGCGAGTTGGCCACGTTTTCGAACGTGGCTTTCGCGTTGGTGCCGATCGAGCCGATTGCCGCCAAGCAAACGATCACGATCAGTGCCAACATGACGGCATATTCCACGGCGGTGGGACCGTCTTCCGCAACCAGAAACCGACGCACTTTCGAGGCGAAGCACACCATCGTACACCTCCGATTTCGACGAGCACGGGCCGGCGACGGGCCGGCGAAGCGCTTGCCGAAGGGCAAAAAGGAAAAGTGGATTTGTCGGATGCAGCGCCGGCCCACGCGGTTTCACCCGTGCGCGGCCACCGCCTGCCTGCTATCCATCCCAAAACAAATCCTGATACCAGTTATGTGTGGTACCTCGCCCCGAAATAGAAAGAACGTCTTCCGCTGACGCCGCATTGGTATTGGCAGGCCTACATCGTAGGCCTTTTGCTCCGCGAAAGGAGTTCGTCTCGCGGAGCGAGACGTCTACATTCGCGGCGCGGCAACCTAGCGGGTCAAGCGTCGAACACCCCTTCGGCGGTCTGGCGACCGGCGAGCCGTTTTTCAAGCTCGACGGCCCATGACTTTGCGTCCCAGCCTTGCGACTGGTTTGCCTTTATCGAGGATGCGAAGGTCCAGCAGGCGAAACAGCATTGCGTGTCGCGTTTCGGTCGGAGGATCATACGACAAGGTTGGCTTCCGACGATTCCGCAATCGCTTTACCACGGCCCGATCGCCGTGTCACAAGGACAAAATCGGTGGAATTGCTCCCAACATTTCTCGTTGTGCAATTGAACCCTACTACAGGGCCACGGAATGTCAAACCGTCGGCCGCCACTCCGCTGGGTGTGAAATATGTTTAAGGGGCAATTGCCAAGCCGCTTTGGCTTGGTCATGGCGGGGCGCCGACATTTTCGGCAAAACCCGCTCGCTCAAACCGCCATCGTGTGGAATCCGCCAAGGTGGAATTGTGCCGTGACACAGCTTTGCCTGCCAAGGTGGCGTCATCCGACCAATGATTGTCAATGTTCAGCCTATTTGCGACCCTTAAAGCTCGTCCGAAGCAGCACTCTGTCCCATTGCATGCGCCTGCGGAAGACGAAATGTTGCAGCGGAGTGCGGCATGGCAGCGCCCCGCCGATGCCGAAACGGCGACGTCACGATTTATCGGTTGGTTGTCGGCGTTGGCCACCAGTTCGCGGAGCTTATTGCTTGCAACGCTTGTCGTCAATTCGCTGGTGATGCCGTACCGCAGTCGGTATCACGATTCAATCCTCTACGGCATGCAAGTCGCCAATCGCGCGGAGCATCAGCGTTTTGCAGACGATTTGTTTCTGGCCTACGGCTCCCAAGATCAGTTTTCTCTTTTTTCGTCGATCGTCGCTCCATTGGCACATTGCTTGGGGGTGCCAACTTGCTTTTTTTTACTCTATTTGCTGGGGACGACCGCTTATTTTGTGGCTCTCCAGCGATTGCTGCGGGCGCTGATTCCAAACCGGATCCTTGTGGCGGTCGCCTTGCTCGGCTTGGCGGTATATTCGCCTCCGATTGGAGGCCTTGGCATATTTCACATAACCGAGAATTTCCTGACGCCCCGACTCTTCAGTAGCAGTCTAACGCTATTCGCTCTGGAGCGAATACTTGTAGGTCACCATCTGATGCCGGCGATCCTACTGGCGGCTGCCACGGCGGTACATCCGATTGTGGCCTTTGGCGGCTGGCTCGTTCTTGTTAGTTGCTGGTTGCTGCGCGTCATCCCCAGACCATACTTTTGCGGTTTGGCGTGCGCGATCTCTGCCGGCACTTTGCTGCTGGTTGTCGCACCGTCCTTGGGTATTC harbors:
- a CDS encoding Flp family type IVb pilin, translating into MVCFASKVRRFLVAEDGPTAVEYAVMLALIVIVCLAAIGSIGTNAKATFENVANSLGGGS
- the cpaB gene encoding Flp pilus assembly protein CpaB; the protein is MRPKSLLLLLLALGCGLVASIGISQVMEHRNQAQTPPAEMEKIYVAKKDIRVNEPLNPQNLVLEDWPKDRVPADAVRELKELENQHAGSTILQGEPIRKGKFANDTRMNEIPPGYRVVAVPADAVSSTGHLLQPGDRVDVIVYVTRNVQAGIDQPLAKTVLQDVRVFAVNEHWRTDESKDAEAIAARTVSLLVTPDQVELVTLAAEMGRIRLVLRHPDDDKIAQTGGKDAKDLFGGDGNGDRAKEWGENKQTNSGAGGGILNFLKANKQPPAAEPKIAAAEPSPEEEQHFWMELLKGEEVSRVEFTKKGKDGRWQTETTGGGSFQGAADPTVGAPTPDDPTTGATGVTN
- a CDS encoding pilus assembly protein, with amino-acid sequence MNRNSLIARNLRHSSRKSAGDESLRRQSPAATNSGARFPANTQPAGQLNPSRVNLKVENFCRSCRRNRRGAAVVEFAVVAPVFFLLVFGMIEYGRMVMVQQVITNASREGARVAVLDGATASDVQTKVGDYLTSAKISGATTTVSPSPPSNAGYGAPVTVTVSVPFNQVSWLPSPLFLGGKTMSATSVMRREAVQ
- a CDS encoding prepilin peptidase, with translation MFVERILTAFQQHAPVWLVAITLVVAAVIDGYKLKVPNWLTFPMILSGWALGAYAHGWEGLGLSLLGTAVGLALLLPAYAIGGMGAGDVKLLAGVGSWLAAAYLMEGVVTTFYAFFVSALVGGVLALTMVLFRRSWRKHKDQFLTIVNEMVTIGNPTELATIAAKRKSSMLLLPYGIPIAIGSIAYFIWAGMLI